A single region of the Prevotella sp. HUN102 genome encodes:
- a CDS encoding glycogen/starch synthase yields MGKKVLFINQEITPYVPESEMANFGSDMPNSMQEAGFEIRTFMPKWGAINERRGQLHEVIRLSGMNLIIDDTDHPLIIKVASIPQTRIQVYFIDNEDYFQKRSAMTKDELGNDYPDNGERAIFFARGVLETVKKLRWTPDIIHCQGWMSAVIPFYVKTAYHDEPQFANSKVITSLFSEQPHDDLGSNFKRCLEFRNAKASMLKKYGDNFDFMELGKLAIDYSDGIVETSKNVNADLMKYASDSKKAILEHPADSEVKAQYGEFYNKIIG; encoded by the coding sequence ATGGGAAAAAAAGTTTTGTTCATCAACCAGGAAATCACGCCTTACGTGCCAGAATCTGAAATGGCAAACTTTGGTAGTGATATGCCAAACAGTATGCAGGAAGCAGGATTTGAGATCCGTACTTTTATGCCTAAGTGGGGGGCTATTAATGAACGCCGTGGACAATTACACGAAGTAATCCGTCTTTCGGGTATGAACCTTATCATTGATGATACAGACCACCCATTGATTATTAAGGTTGCAAGTATTCCACAGACACGCATTCAGGTTTATTTCATAGACAATGAAGATTATTTCCAGAAGCGTTCGGCAATGACTAAGGATGAACTCGGCAACGATTATCCTGACAATGGAGAACGTGCTATCTTCTTTGCGCGTGGCGTGCTCGAAACCGTGAAGAAATTACGTTGGACACCTGACATTATTCATTGTCAAGGTTGGATGTCGGCTGTAATCCCATTCTATGTCAAAACGGCTTATCACGACGAACCGCAATTTGCAAACTCAAAAGTAATTACATCACTCTTCTCAGAACAGCCGCACGATGACTTAGGCAGCAACTTCAAGCGTTGTCTTGAATTTAGAAATGCCAAGGCCAGTATGCTGAAAAAATACGGTGATAATTTCGACTTTATGGAACTTGGAAAGTTGGCTATCGACTATTCCGACGGCATTGTTGAAACCAGCAAGAACGTAAATGCAGACTTGATGAAATATGCAAGCGACAGCAAAAAGGCTATTCTTGAACACCCGGCAGACAGTGAAGTCAAAGCTCAATACGGAGAGTTTTATAACAAAATAATTGGATGA
- the ettA gene encoding energy-dependent translational throttle protein EttA produces the protein MATVDDKKIIFSMVGVSKIIPQNQKYILKNIYLSFFYGAKIGIIGLNGAGKSTLMKIIAGIEQPTQGEVVFSPGYSVGYLPQDPPLDETKTVKENVQEGVKHVYDALKEYDEINVKFGMEEYYGDPDKMDKLMQRQAEVQDIIDSTDAWNMDSKLERAMDALRCPAGDLPVTNLSGGERRRIALCRLLLQKPDVLLLDEPTNHLDAESIDWLEQHLQQYEGTVIAVTHDRYFLDDVSEWILELDRGEGIPWKGNYSSWLDQKTKRMEQEEKSASKRRKTLERELEWVRLAPKARQAKGKARLNSYEQMLNQEQKEREEKLEIFIPNGPRLGNKVIEAQHVKKAFGDKVLFNDLNFMLPPNGIVGVIGPNGAGKTTLFRLIMELENADAGTFEVGETVKLAYVDQQHKDIDPKKSVYDVVAQGNETIRMGGRDVNSRAYLSRFNFSGTDQSKLCGVLSGGERNRLQLAMALKQEGNVLLLDEPTNDIDVNTLRALEEGLESFAGCAVVISHDRWFLDRICTHILAFEGNGEVVYFEGTYSEYEINKAMRLGNEEIKKGRYRKLMED, from the coding sequence ATGGCAACAGTAGATGACAAGAAGATTATCTTCTCGATGGTGGGAGTGTCGAAAATCATTCCTCAAAACCAGAAATACATTCTCAAGAATATTTATCTGTCGTTTTTCTATGGTGCAAAGATTGGTATCATCGGTCTGAACGGTGCAGGTAAGTCTACCTTGATGAAGATTATCGCAGGCATTGAACAACCCACTCAGGGCGAAGTGGTGTTCAGTCCCGGCTATTCCGTAGGCTATCTTCCACAGGATCCGCCTCTCGATGAGACAAAGACTGTGAAGGAAAACGTGCAGGAAGGCGTAAAACACGTTTACGATGCGCTGAAGGAGTACGACGAAATCAACGTGAAGTTCGGAATGGAGGAGTATTACGGCGACCCTGACAAAATGGACAAACTGATGCAGCGTCAGGCGGAGGTTCAGGATATCATCGATTCTACCGATGCTTGGAATATGGATTCTAAACTCGAGCGTGCAATGGATGCACTGCGCTGTCCGGCAGGCGACCTTCCGGTAACCAATCTTTCGGGTGGTGAGCGTCGCCGTATCGCACTTTGCCGATTACTGTTGCAGAAACCCGACGTGCTCCTTCTGGATGAACCTACCAACCACCTTGACGCAGAAAGCATCGACTGGTTGGAGCAGCATTTGCAGCAGTATGAAGGCACGGTAATTGCCGTTACCCACGACCGATACTTCCTTGACGACGTGAGTGAGTGGATTCTTGAACTCGACCGAGGCGAAGGTATTCCTTGGAAGGGCAACTATTCTTCTTGGCTCGACCAGAAAACAAAGCGTATGGAACAGGAAGAGAAGAGTGCTTCGAAGCGTCGCAAGACGTTGGAACGAGAGCTGGAGTGGGTTCGTCTTGCGCCAAAGGCCCGTCAGGCTAAGGGCAAGGCTCGTCTGAATTCCTACGAACAGATGCTCAATCAGGAGCAGAAGGAACGCGAGGAAAAACTCGAAATCTTCATTCCTAACGGACCACGCTTGGGAAACAAGGTTATAGAAGCACAGCACGTGAAGAAGGCTTTCGGCGACAAGGTGCTCTTCAACGACCTCAACTTTATGCTTCCACCTAACGGTATCGTGGGCGTAATTGGGCCAAATGGTGCCGGAAAGACTACACTCTTCCGACTTATAATGGAGTTGGAAAATGCCGATGCAGGTACATTTGAGGTGGGCGAAACCGTAAAACTCGCTTATGTGGACCAGCAGCACAAGGATATCGACCCGAAGAAAAGCGTGTATGATGTGGTAGCGCAAGGAAACGAGACCATCAGAATGGGTGGACGCGACGTAAATTCACGTGCATATCTCTCCCGTTTCAACTTCTCGGGAACAGACCAGAGCAAACTTTGTGGCGTACTTTCGGGTGGTGAGCGAAACCGATTGCAGTTGGCTATGGCTCTGAAACAGGAAGGCAACGTGCTTCTCCTCGATGAGCCAACGAACGATATCGACGTGAACACACTCCGTGCGCTCGAAGAAGGATTGGAGTCGTTTGCCGGTTGCGCAGTCGTTATCAGCCACGACCGTTGGTTCCTCGACCGAATCTGTACTCACATCCTTGCATTCGAAGGCAATGGCGAAGTGGTTTACTTTGAAGGAACTTACTCTGAATACGAAATCAACAAGGCAATGCGTCTCGGCAATGAGGAGATCAAGAAGGGACGTTATCGCAAGTTGATGGAAGATTAA
- a CDS encoding DUF4270 domain-containing protein: MKTKIFALGAVLMGLFLTSCDDTTEMIGGSLIGSSDELNVSADTFDVQSNTILAKDIVTRASKGYLGSMLDPETGLVVTGNYLTQFHVLNKYEMPSISSVKSRDANDNVIVDSCEVRLFYRNFDGDSLAQIKVNMLEMDKPVKEGTTYYSDFNPETEGYIRTNGLSANRTYTLSDQTEADSVKKKSDYTPNIVFKLNDPYTDKAGNVYNNFGTYLMRKYYENPTTFRNTYNFLHNICPGFYFKVIGGLGSIAQIQTAQITLYFQHQTDKGEIKTVTTSFASTEEVLQMTNFNMDSNQLQQLANSNDYTYLKTPAGLFTELSLPINKVLNGHTNDSINSAKIELFRVNNSVQSSYSIDIPQNIVMVAADSLESFFAKNKIIDNKTSFLAQYNSSTNSYMFNNISGIVNLYAKSRTTASGNPNWGKVVLVPVEVGTRTNEDKQVIITKISHLMGLSSVKLVGKNNSQKIKMSVIYSKFNGR, translated from the coding sequence ATGAAAACAAAGATTTTCGCTTTAGGGGCAGTTCTGATGGGACTTTTCCTAACCTCTTGTGATGATACAACGGAAATGATTGGCGGATCGCTAATCGGCAGTTCGGACGAGCTGAATGTTTCAGCCGATACTTTCGACGTTCAGTCAAACACCATTCTTGCCAAAGATATTGTTACGCGAGCATCAAAGGGGTATCTTGGAAGTATGCTCGATCCTGAAACAGGTTTAGTAGTTACGGGAAATTACCTTACGCAGTTCCACGTATTGAACAAATACGAAATGCCTTCAATCAGTTCTGTCAAGAGCAGAGATGCTAATGACAACGTGATTGTGGATTCTTGTGAGGTTCGTCTTTTTTATCGTAATTTTGATGGGGATTCATTGGCTCAGATTAAGGTAAATATGCTCGAAATGGATAAGCCCGTAAAAGAAGGAACCACCTACTATTCCGACTTCAATCCCGAGACAGAAGGCTATATCCGAACAAACGGATTGTCGGCAAACAGAACCTATACCCTGTCCGACCAAACCGAAGCAGACAGTGTTAAGAAAAAATCTGACTATACCCCGAACATCGTATTCAAGTTAAACGATCCATACACAGACAAGGCAGGAAACGTATACAATAATTTCGGTACCTATCTGATGAGAAAATATTATGAGAATCCAACAACATTCCGTAATACATATAATTTTCTTCACAACATCTGTCCCGGATTTTATTTCAAAGTCATAGGTGGACTGGGATCTATTGCGCAGATTCAGACAGCCCAGATTACACTTTATTTCCAGCATCAAACTGATAAAGGGGAAATTAAGACCGTAACAACGAGTTTTGCAAGCACCGAGGAAGTCCTCCAGATGACGAATTTCAATATGGACAGTAATCAATTACAGCAATTAGCAAACAGTAATGATTACACGTATTTGAAAACCCCGGCAGGCTTGTTCACAGAATTGTCATTGCCAATCAACAAGGTTCTCAATGGCCATACAAACGACAGTATCAATTCTGCAAAAATAGAACTGTTCAGAGTTAATAATTCAGTACAGTCCTCTTACAGCATTGATATTCCACAGAATATTGTAATGGTAGCAGCAGACAGCCTCGAATCTTTCTTTGCAAAGAATAAGATTATCGACAATAAGACTTCGTTCTTGGCGCAATATAATTCTTCAACAAACAGCTATATGTTCAACAATATCTCTGGAATCGTGAATCTGTATGCAAAATCCAGGACAACGGCTTCAGGCAATCCTAACTGGGGGAAAGTTGTCTTAGTTCCTGTTGAAGTAGGTACGAGAACCAATGAAGACAAGCAAGTAATCATCACAAAGATTTCCCATCTGATGGGACTTTCCAGTGTGAAACTCGTGGGCAAGAACAATTCTCAGAAAATAAAGATGTCAGTAATTTACAGTAAATTCAATGGCCGATAA
- a CDS encoding DUF3078 domain-containing protein: MLRRSLLALSALIVSSTMSAQINSGIQSQSTSENDFVKSYSDSMVVAKEKIYSSDFKVANKKKSSLKSTRLFLPLTYYKDVVHNSFSLDSYNSNPNLLTRIYLESPSLVKNTEKDLIEQQATLVEVEEPILHQVEIVDKVAPIPVEANAAPVEVMVLKPNFWSYKGDFALQVLQNYVSGNWYKGGESNYSALASALMEANYNNKQKVKWENRLELKFGMQSSKSDSLHSYKTTEDLIRLTSKLGLQATKKWYYTVQLVGYTQFTHSYRSNDPVLYADFLAPLNLNLSVGMDYSVDWLNHKLKGNIHLAPLAYNMKYTRLVNLAGRLGIDEGKHTKHDIGSEFTVDLEWKLMDALTWKTRLYGYTAYKRAELEWENTFILQFNKYIGAQLFIYPRFDDGVTPDGHHGYWQLKEFASIGFRLALSTDK, translated from the coding sequence ATGTTACGTAGAAGTTTACTTGCCTTGTCAGCACTTATTGTTTCCTCTACGATGAGTGCGCAAATCAACTCGGGCATCCAGTCTCAATCCACATCAGAGAATGACTTCGTGAAAAGTTATTCTGATTCTATGGTCGTTGCCAAAGAGAAAATATACAGTTCTGATTTTAAAGTAGCGAATAAGAAGAAAAGTTCTCTGAAATCTACAAGACTGTTCTTGCCTCTTACCTATTATAAAGATGTTGTTCACAATTCCTTCAGTCTGGACAGCTATAACAGCAATCCTAATCTGCTCACGAGGATTTATCTGGAAAGTCCATCGCTGGTAAAAAATACCGAAAAGGATCTCATAGAACAGCAGGCGACGCTCGTAGAAGTGGAAGAACCTATTCTGCATCAGGTTGAGATTGTGGACAAGGTGGCACCAATTCCTGTGGAAGCAAATGCTGCGCCGGTTGAGGTAATGGTGTTGAAACCCAACTTCTGGTCGTATAAAGGCGACTTTGCGCTGCAAGTGCTTCAAAACTATGTATCGGGAAACTGGTACAAGGGTGGCGAAAGCAACTACTCAGCACTTGCATCTGCGCTGATGGAAGCAAACTACAACAACAAGCAGAAAGTGAAATGGGAAAACCGTTTGGAATTGAAATTCGGTATGCAAAGTTCAAAATCAGACTCATTGCATAGCTACAAAACCACGGAAGACCTTATTCGCCTCACTTCAAAACTTGGATTGCAGGCTACAAAGAAATGGTACTACACCGTACAACTCGTTGGCTACACGCAGTTCACGCATTCCTATCGTTCCAATGACCCAGTTCTGTACGCAGACTTCCTCGCGCCTCTGAACCTGAACCTCTCTGTCGGTATGGATTATTCGGTAGACTGGCTGAACCATAAGCTCAAGGGAAATATTCATCTGGCTCCTTTGGCCTACAATATGAAATATACCCGTCTCGTGAATCTCGCAGGCAGACTCGGTATCGACGAAGGAAAGCACACCAAGCACGACATCGGTTCGGAATTTACCGTGGATTTGGAATGGAAACTGATGGACGCTCTTACTTGGAAAACCCGTCTGTATGGCTATACTGCCTACAAGCGTGCAGAACTGGAATGGGAAAATACATTTATCTTGCAGTTCAACAAATACATCGGTGCACAGCTCTTCATCTATCCAAGATTTGATGATGGTGTAACACCCGATGGTCATCACGGCTATTGGCAATTAAAGGAATTTGCATCCATCGGTTTCAGATTAGCATTGTCCACAGACAAGTAA
- the panC gene encoding pantoate--beta-alanine ligase — MKIFEKIVDLQNELFNVRKERKEIGLVPTMGALHEGHASLVRQSVKENSVTVVSVFLNPTQFNDKSDLERYPRDLEADCKLLEACGADYVLAPSVEEMYPTEDKRQFEFYPQSTVMEGAKRPGHFNGVCQVVSRLFYIVCPDRAYFGEKDWQQIAVVKRLVDYINMDIKIVECPIVRENDGLAMSSRNMLLSSDERQLAPNIYKVLNESKKWIDTLTVQELHDKVMAEINKTEGLEVEYFDIVEGNTLLPVGNWNASHYVVGCITVYCGKTPIRLIDHIKYKG; from the coding sequence ATGAAAATATTTGAAAAGATCGTAGATCTGCAAAACGAACTTTTTAACGTTCGCAAGGAAAGAAAAGAGATAGGATTGGTGCCGACTATGGGTGCATTACACGAAGGACACGCATCTTTGGTAAGGCAGAGTGTGAAAGAAAATTCAGTAACTGTTGTTTCTGTTTTCCTGAATCCTACCCAGTTTAACGATAAAAGTGATTTAGAACGCTATCCACGTGATTTAGAGGCCGATTGCAAACTTCTTGAAGCGTGTGGTGCTGACTATGTTTTGGCACCATCCGTAGAGGAAATGTACCCGACTGAAGATAAGAGACAGTTTGAATTTTATCCTCAGAGCACGGTAATGGAGGGGGCTAAACGCCCGGGACATTTCAACGGTGTGTGCCAAGTTGTCAGCAGGTTGTTCTATATCGTCTGCCCAGACAGAGCTTACTTTGGAGAAAAAGACTGGCAGCAGATTGCTGTTGTGAAGCGTTTGGTGGATTATATCAATATGGATATCAAAATCGTGGAGTGCCCGATTGTGAGAGAAAACGACGGACTTGCTATGAGTTCGAGAAATATGCTTTTGTCTTCTGACGAACGTCAGCTTGCACCCAATATTTATAAGGTGCTGAACGAAAGCAAAAAGTGGATAGACACGCTGACCGTTCAGGAGTTGCACGACAAAGTTATGGCAGAAATCAATAAAACAGAGGGACTGGAAGTGGAATATTTCGACATTGTGGAAGGAAACACTTTGCTGCCAGTTGGTAATTGGAACGCCAGCCATTACGTAGTTGGTTGCATTACGGTTTATTGTGGTAAGACTCCAATCAGGTTGATTGACCATATTAAATATAAAGGATAA
- a CDS encoding PhoH family protein, whose translation MTEKHIILEDIDPVAFYGVNNVHLQMIKSLYPKLRIVARDNVVRVLGDEEEMAKIEENIDRICKHIVKYNTVNSEDILDIVNGRQAKADAAKDVLVYSVSGKPIKSRSKNQQELIDAFEKNDMVFAVGPAGTGKTYLSIALAVKALKEKTVKKIILSRPAVEAGEKLGFLPGDMKEKIDPYLQPLYDALEDMIPAVKLQDMMDKHQIQIAPLAFMRGRTLSDAIVILDEAQNTTTAQIRMFLTRLGWNSKMIITGDMTQIDLPLNQKSGLKEALSILSGTEGIGVVNLDQKDIVRHKLVTRIVNAYESYDKAQAEKKDSY comes from the coding sequence TTGACTGAGAAGCATATTATCCTCGAAGATATAGACCCTGTTGCTTTTTACGGGGTTAATAATGTGCACTTGCAAATGATAAAATCTCTTTATCCTAAGTTGCGAATAGTGGCACGAGACAATGTCGTGCGCGTGCTTGGAGACGAAGAGGAGATGGCAAAGATAGAAGAAAACATCGACAGAATCTGCAAGCACATCGTGAAATACAATACTGTCAATTCAGAAGATATACTGGACATCGTGAACGGACGTCAGGCGAAAGCCGATGCCGCAAAAGATGTCCTTGTCTATTCTGTATCAGGAAAGCCTATTAAGAGCCGTTCCAAGAACCAACAGGAACTCATAGATGCTTTTGAAAAGAATGATATGGTGTTCGCCGTTGGCCCTGCCGGTACCGGTAAAACGTACTTGAGCATTGCGTTGGCCGTAAAGGCTCTGAAGGAAAAGACCGTGAAGAAAATCATACTTTCGCGTCCCGCAGTAGAAGCAGGCGAGAAACTCGGATTTCTTCCCGGCGATATGAAAGAGAAGATTGACCCGTATCTTCAACCGCTCTACGATGCGCTGGAAGATATGATTCCCGCCGTGAAGCTTCAGGATATGATGGACAAACATCAGATTCAGATTGCTCCGCTGGCATTTATGCGAGGACGAACGCTAAGCGACGCCATCGTGATTCTCGACGAGGCGCAGAACACCACCACGGCACAGATCAGAATGTTTCTTACCAGATTGGGATGGAACTCGAAAATGATAATAACGGGTGATATGACGCAGATAGACCTTCCCCTCAATCAGAAGAGTGGATTGAAGGAAGCCCTCAGCATCTTGTCGGGCACGGAGGGAATCGGAGTGGTGAATCTTGACCAGAAAGACATCGTGCGCCATAAGCTCGTTACGCGCATCGTAAACGCATACGAGTCCTACGACAAGGCACAGGCAGAGAAGAAAGACTCTTATTAA
- a CDS encoding ATP-dependent Clp protease ATP-binding subunit has protein sequence MMNQFSPKVSEVLSYSREEAERLASMSVGPEHILLAMLREKSGPIFDMFSRLHLNLENLKSELENKVRNENSGKMLVSTDMLLNEKANNILKLAVLEARSQRTQMVDTQHILLAILHDNVNNGAKEVLEENDLNYELALTHLQQKAGQVQDGIDMPSEEEEDPMLSSSSNSANASRTSQATKTKSKTPVLDNFGTDLTLAATEGKLDPVVGREKEILRVSEILGRRKKNNPILIGEPGVGKSAIVEGLAQLIVKKLTSPILFNKRVITLDLTAVVAGTKYRGQFEERIRALIKEIEQNPDLIIFIDEIHTLIGAGSTPGSMDAANILKPALARGTIQCIGATTLDEYRNSIEKDGALERRFQKVLVEPTNVEETLQILHNIKDRYEAHHHVKYTDGAIEACVKLTDRYVTDRSFPDKAIDAMDEVGSRVHLQNAEVPKAIVDIQKEIEVAQEKKQSAVRNQNFELAASYRDRQMELEKKLKEAQEQWEKGETNDKVEITEDNVADIISMMTGVPVQRMQEGEGVRLKTMGDKLKSEVIAQDKAIEKMVKTIQRNRVGLKDPNHPIGAFMFLGPTGVGKTYLAKKLAEIMFGSPESLIRIDMSEYTESFNTSRLIGAPPGYVGYEEGGQLTERVRRHPYSIVLLDEIEKAHGNVFNMLLQVLDEGRLTDGNGRLVDFRNTIIIMTSNTGTRQLKEFGQGIGFNAANLNGLSQNEQDKERARSIIQKSLSKQFAPEFLNRLDEIITFDQLDLEAIKKIIDIELRGLFKRVKNLGFELTITDKAKEFVATKGYDVQFGARPLKRAIQNYIEDGLSELILSGNVSPGDTISIGKNPNAESLTFK, from the coding sequence ATGATGAATCAATTTTCACCCAAAGTATCAGAAGTTCTGTCATATAGCAGAGAAGAAGCAGAGAGACTGGCAAGTATGTCAGTAGGTCCTGAGCACATTCTTCTTGCAATGCTCAGAGAGAAATCTGGTCCTATATTCGATATGTTTTCAAGATTACATCTTAATCTCGAAAATCTCAAGAGCGAACTGGAAAACAAGGTGCGCAATGAAAACAGTGGAAAAATGCTGGTTTCAACCGATATGTTGCTAAACGAAAAAGCCAACAACATCCTCAAACTCGCCGTGCTTGAAGCCAGAAGTCAAAGAACGCAGATGGTAGACACACAGCATATTCTTCTTGCAATCCTACACGACAACGTAAATAATGGTGCAAAAGAGGTCTTAGAAGAAAACGACTTGAACTATGAACTTGCCCTTACCCACTTGCAGCAGAAGGCCGGACAAGTTCAGGACGGCATCGATATGCCAAGCGAAGAGGAAGAAGACCCAATGCTAAGTTCTTCTTCAAATTCAGCAAATGCCTCCCGCACTTCACAAGCCACCAAAACAAAGTCGAAGACTCCCGTTCTCGATAATTTCGGAACCGACCTGACGCTTGCTGCAACAGAAGGGAAGCTCGACCCAGTAGTCGGACGTGAAAAGGAAATTCTCCGTGTAAGCGAAATTCTGGGACGCAGAAAGAAAAACAATCCTATCTTGATTGGAGAACCGGGAGTGGGAAAGAGTGCCATCGTAGAAGGATTGGCGCAGCTGATTGTGAAGAAACTTACTTCCCCTATCCTCTTCAACAAGCGTGTGATTACCCTCGACCTCACGGCCGTTGTCGCAGGTACAAAATATCGTGGACAGTTTGAAGAACGCATCCGTGCCCTGATCAAGGAAATCGAACAAAATCCCGACCTTATCATCTTCATCGACGAGATTCATACGCTCATCGGTGCAGGCTCTACTCCCGGCTCAATGGATGCAGCAAACATTCTGAAACCGGCTTTGGCACGTGGCACTATCCAGTGCATCGGTGCGACAACACTTGATGAATATCGTAATTCCATCGAGAAAGACGGCGCATTGGAACGCAGATTCCAGAAAGTTTTGGTTGAACCAACCAACGTGGAGGAGACTTTGCAAATACTTCACAACATCAAGGACCGCTACGAAGCCCACCATCACGTGAAATATACCGACGGAGCCATTGAAGCCTGTGTGAAACTGACAGACAGATACGTTACCGACCGTTCCTTCCCCGATAAAGCCATCGACGCAATGGACGAAGTAGGTTCAAGAGTTCATTTGCAGAACGCTGAAGTTCCCAAAGCCATCGTAGACATTCAGAAGGAGATAGAAGTTGCACAGGAAAAAAAGCAGTCGGCAGTAAGGAATCAGAACTTTGAACTCGCAGCCAGCTATCGCGACCGCCAGATGGAACTCGAAAAGAAGCTGAAAGAGGCTCAGGAACAATGGGAAAAAGGCGAAACCAACGACAAGGTGGAGATTACCGAAGACAATGTTGCCGACATTATCTCAATGATGACCGGCGTCCCCGTCCAGCGTATGCAGGAAGGTGAAGGTGTCCGATTGAAGACTATGGGCGACAAACTGAAGTCGGAAGTCATAGCACAGGACAAGGCGATAGAAAAGATGGTAAAAACCATCCAGCGCAACCGTGTAGGACTCAAGGATCCTAACCATCCTATCGGAGCGTTTATGTTCCTCGGCCCTACCGGAGTCGGCAAGACCTATCTTGCCAAGAAGTTGGCAGAGATAATGTTTGGCTCTCCGGAATCTCTCATCCGAATCGATATGAGCGAATATACAGAGAGTTTCAACACCTCTCGACTCATCGGAGCACCTCCGGGATACGTAGGATATGAAGAAGGAGGACAGCTTACGGAGCGCGTTCGCCGCCATCCCTACTCCATCGTTCTTTTAGACGAAATAGAAAAGGCACACGGAAACGTATTCAATATGCTTCTTCAGGTGCTCGACGAAGGCCGTCTCACAGATGGAAATGGTCGTTTGGTAGACTTCCGAAACACAATTATTATTATGACCTCCAATACCGGTACAAGGCAATTGAAGGAGTTCGGACAAGGCATCGGCTTCAATGCTGCTAACCTGAACGGACTTTCGCAGAACGAACAGGATAAGGAGCGCGCCCGTTCCATCATACAAAAAAGCCTGAGCAAGCAGTTTGCACCGGAATTTCTCAATCGTCTTGATGAAATCATCACCTTCGACCAGTTGGACTTAGAGGCCATCAAGAAGATTATCGACATAGAGTTGCGCGGCCTCTTCAAGCGAGTTAAGAATCTCGGATTTGAACTTACCATTACCGACAAGGCAAAGGAGTTCGTTGCAACAAAGGGTTACGATGTACAGTTTGGTGCCCGTCCTTTAAAGCGTGCCATTCAGAACTATATTGAAGACGGCTTGAGCGAACTCATTCTCTCGGGCAATGTCAGTCCCGGAGACACAATTTCAATCGGAAAGAATCCAAATGCCGAATCGCTGACCTTCAAATAA
- a CDS encoding DUF5715 family protein, giving the protein MKIKFKITKNSFLKGFMVVTAFLALVRLIFPSVAKDTVSLADSLLKADTADVEVPDSIKLLKQSVVPKSEITKFYKADGNPIKNKIFGVIDYDASFPDSQMVQLATAQKYGVKAVADREDAEARKKELVYIGSNPYFDVKRLSNSVPYLVPRATILLQDIGRNFMDSLQVKGLPLNKIIVTSVLRTKEDVEKLRRHNGNATENSCHLYGTTFDIAYNKYNPVEKEAPGDKLKYILCEVLDDLRKQGRCYIKYEKMQGCFHITVR; this is encoded by the coding sequence ATGAAGATTAAGTTCAAAATAACGAAGAATAGTTTTCTCAAAGGTTTTATGGTCGTAACGGCGTTCCTCGCTTTGGTGCGCCTTATCTTTCCATCTGTTGCGAAAGATACGGTGTCCCTTGCAGATTCCCTATTGAAAGCAGACACGGCAGACGTTGAAGTGCCCGACTCCATAAAGCTCCTGAAGCAATCCGTGGTGCCGAAAAGCGAGATAACCAAATTTTATAAAGCCGACGGCAATCCTATAAAGAACAAGATTTTCGGCGTCATTGACTACGATGCTTCTTTCCCTGATTCGCAAATGGTGCAACTTGCTACTGCCCAGAAATATGGTGTGAAAGCAGTAGCCGACCGTGAGGATGCAGAAGCCCGTAAGAAAGAATTAGTATATATCGGCAGCAATCCATATTTCGATGTCAAACGACTTTCAAACAGCGTGCCTTATCTTGTGCCTCGTGCTACGATTCTGCTTCAGGATATTGGCAGAAACTTTATGGACAGTCTTCAAGTTAAGGGCTTGCCATTGAACAAAATCATTGTTACCAGCGTGCTCAGAACCAAGGAAGATGTGGAGAAACTGAGACGACACAACGGCAATGCAACCGAAAACAGTTGCCATCTTTACGGCACAACCTTCGATATAGCCTACAACAAATACAATCCGGTAGAGAAAGAAGCTCCGGGCGACAAGCTGAAATATATTCTCTGCGAAGTGCTTGATGATTTGCGAAAACAAGGACGCTGCTATATAAAATACGAAAAAATGCAGGGCTGTTTTCATATTACCGTGCGATAA
- the panD gene encoding aspartate 1-decarboxylase, whose protein sequence is MLIEVLKSKLHCVKVTEANLNYIGSITIDEDLLDAANMIAGEKVQIVNNNNGERFETYIIKGKRGSGCICLNGAAARKVQVGDVVIIISYALMDFEEAKSFKPSVVFPNENNSL, encoded by the coding sequence ATGTTGATAGAAGTTTTAAAGAGCAAATTGCATTGCGTAAAGGTAACGGAAGCAAATCTGAACTACATCGGTAGTATCACTATCGACGAAGATTTATTGGATGCAGCCAATATGATAGCCGGTGAAAAAGTTCAGATTGTAAACAATAACAACGGTGAAAGATTTGAAACATATATAATAAAAGGTAAGCGTGGTTCAGGATGTATCTGCCTGAATGGTGCGGCAGCGAGAAAAGTTCAGGTGGGCGATGTTGTAATCATTATCAGTTATGCGCTGATGGATTTTGAAGAAGCAAAGTCTTTCAAACCGTCTGTGGTTTTCCCAAACGAGAACAATTCTCTCTGA